In the Gemmatimonadaceae bacterium genome, one interval contains:
- a CDS encoding sugar phosphate isomerase/epimerase: MPTRIGVPNESETTRRGFIKGVAIAAGGLALTSRAGTAFGSTLSASARAFTTPNWADQIGLELYTVRDLTGKDYLGTLEKVAAIGYKEIEPAGGYNNMTPKQFRAEIDRLGLRMPSTHSGVTIGSAADMEQQLAGFQIMGIEYASLDAPRPPGGQGRGRGGRGPAPTSPAAQRQAMAQFIRANAQARTVDDVKQEAARYNNHGKIAQKFGIKLLIHNHTVEFIPCKDADQLPYTILLAETDPALVVFQMDIGWASVAGQNPIQLFQQHPGRFALWHVKDVAGLKFLPPVPDQGGRMAEARLVPVGNGDIDYGEIFKYANVAGMKHFAIEQDSAADWGDSIAAARVSYDHLRAILTERA; encoded by the coding sequence TTTATCAAGGGCGTTGCCATCGCCGCCGGCGGCCTCGCCCTGACGAGTCGAGCTGGGACGGCATTCGGATCCACCCTCTCGGCGAGCGCTCGTGCGTTCACGACGCCCAACTGGGCCGATCAGATCGGACTCGAGCTCTACACCGTCCGTGACTTGACTGGCAAGGATTATCTCGGAACGCTCGAGAAGGTCGCGGCAATCGGCTACAAGGAAATCGAGCCGGCTGGCGGTTACAACAACATGACGCCGAAGCAATTCCGTGCGGAGATCGACCGGCTGGGCCTCAGGATGCCGAGCACTCATTCGGGCGTCACCATCGGTTCGGCCGCCGATATGGAGCAGCAACTCGCTGGCTTTCAGATCATGGGGATCGAGTACGCGAGCCTCGATGCGCCACGGCCACCGGGCGGCCAGGGTCGCGGGCGCGGCGGTCGTGGACCCGCACCAACGAGTCCCGCAGCGCAGCGGCAGGCAATGGCGCAATTCATCAGAGCAAACGCGCAGGCTCGCACCGTCGACGACGTCAAACAGGAGGCGGCGCGCTACAACAACCATGGCAAGATCGCGCAGAAATTCGGCATCAAGTTGCTCATCCACAACCACACCGTCGAATTCATTCCTTGCAAGGACGCGGACCAACTTCCCTACACGATTCTGCTCGCCGAGACAGATCCGGCGCTCGTCGTCTTCCAGATGGACATCGGTTGGGCGTCGGTCGCCGGTCAGAATCCGATCCAGCTCTTCCAACAGCATCCCGGCCGGTTCGCTCTGTGGCACGTCAAAGACGTGGCAGGCTTGAAGTTCCTGCCTCCCGTGCCCGATCAGGGCGGAAGAATGGCCGAGGCGCGGCTCGTACCCGTAGGCAATGGCGACATCGATTATGGCGAGATTTTCAAGTATGCTAATGTCGCCGGGATGAAACATTTCGCGATCGAGCAGGACTCGGCCGCCGATTGGGGTGATTCGATCGCCGCGGCGCGCGTCAGCTATGACCACTTGCGAGCGATATTGACCGAACGCGCCTAG
- a CDS encoding DoxX family protein, translated as MPVTFDYEPSTAMGTTRADRNTRALSTLRVGVGVLFLFFGEYKVFGTQFTLGGGFQGWIDRFIASGSAYPFMLSVLRGFVLPHKTAIAFLVAYGELAIGISLVLGVLVRVASVCGLVYMLALLFSSNYPGPHAAPWQFFGAALNHLVLAMCFAAFAYSEPTAFALRVFRRKPRVAVA; from the coding sequence ATGCCGGTCACTTTCGACTACGAGCCTTCCACGGCCATGGGCACAACACGCGCTGATCGCAATACCCGCGCGCTCTCGACTCTGCGCGTTGGCGTTGGCGTTCTCTTCCTCTTCTTCGGCGAGTATAAAGTCTTCGGCACGCAGTTCACGCTCGGCGGCGGCTTTCAGGGCTGGATCGATCGATTCATCGCTTCCGGAAGCGCATATCCGTTCATGCTGTCGGTGCTCAGGGGCTTCGTGCTCCCGCATAAGACCGCGATCGCCTTTCTTGTTGCCTACGGCGAGCTCGCAATCGGCATCTCGCTCGTGCTCGGCGTCCTGGTGAGAGTGGCAAGCGTGTGTGGCCTGGTGTACATGCTCGCACTGCTCTTCTCGTCGAATTATCCAGGACCGCACGCCGCGCCGTGGCAGTTCTTCGGCGCGGCGCTGAACCATCTCGTGCTCGCGATGTGCTTTGCGGCGTTCGCTTACAGCGAGCCAACGGCGTTTGCCCTGCGCGTGTTTCGGCGAAAGCCGCGCGTGGCCGTTGCCTGA